In one window of Cynocephalus volans isolate mCynVol1 chromosome 6, mCynVol1.pri, whole genome shotgun sequence DNA:
- the SUSD3 gene encoding sushi domain-containing protein 3 encodes MRGVAATLRGRARAGGRAGGPTPASGNRTGTCIQLRPPPQGTFQVLRGNGSSVGTLLVFHCPSGHQMVGSGLLTCAWKGNLAEWSSGTPMCKSVPPHETFGFKVAVIASIVSCAVILLMSVAFLTCCLLKCVKRSEQQRSDRDRTAQLWYQLRGEDLETVQAAYLGLKGLNTNNSSSSSSSSSSSSSSSSSSSPGSRPSQAHDNHAFTTDHGENTRELAGMDKDPWTPGPGALGPSGPSSSPQAKVMPGLELGLRAVTCTLSLLSLVGILSGAQPVFRERGGSCLVTTKEFWGFQVTITPILRIPQVNLVLHSGSGSSNTNENALMGTAGRADPCGLLDAHQPLVPGLALYSPQPGLLHDFGMGVARRGGPREARVGFSGGGAGSWP; translated from the exons ATGCGCGGGGTGGCCGCGACCCTCCGCGGCAGGGCGAGGGCCGGGGGGCGGGCCGGGGGCCCCACGCCTGCCTCGGGGAACCGCACAG gCACGTGCATCCAGCTGCGGCCGCCCCCGCAGGGCACCTTCCAAGTCCTCCGTGGCAATGGCTCTTCTGTGGGGACTTTGCTTGTGTTCCACTGCCCCTCTGGCCACCAGATGGTGGGGTCCGGTCTCCTCACCTGCGCCTGGAAGGGGAATCTCGCCGAGTGGTCTTCAGGGACCCCCATGTGCAAGT CTGTGCCACCACACGAGACCTTCGGCTTCAAGGTGGCGGTGATTGCTTCCATTGTGAGCTGCGCCGTCATCCTGCTCATGTCTGTGGCCTTCCTCACCTGCTGCCTCCTCAAGTGCGTGAAGAGGAGCGAGCAGCAGCGCTCCGACAGGGACAG GACAGCCCAGCTGTGGTACCAGCTGAGAGGCGAGGACTTGGAGACGGTGCAGGCTGCCTACCTGGGCCTCAAGGGCCTCAATaccaacaacagcagcagcagcagcagcagcagcagcagcagcagcagcagcagcagcagcagcagccctgggagcCGGCCCAGCCAGGCGCATGACAACCACGCCTTCACCAC AGACCATGGCGAGAACACTAGAGAGCTGGCCGGCATGGACAAGGACCCCTGGACCCCCGGTCCTGGTGCTCTGGGCCCCAGTGGCCCCTCCAGCTCACCCCAGGCCAAGGTGATG CCTGGGCTGGAGCTGGGGCTCAGGGCAGTCACCTGTACGCTGAGCCTGCTCAGCCTCGTGGGGATCCTCAGCGGGGCTCAGCCCGTGTTCAGGGAGAGGGGCGGCTCCTGTCTAGTGACCACCAAAGAGTTTTGGGGCTTCCAGGTGACAATTACACCCATTCTCCGGATTCCCC AAGTGAACTTGGTCCTGCATTCTGGTTCAGGCTCCAGCAACACAAATGAGAACGCGCTAATGGGAACAGCTGGCAGAG CTGATCCCTGTGGGCTGCTGGACGCCCACCAGCCTTTGGTCCCAGGCCTGGCCCTGTATTCCCCACAGCCTGGGCTGCTACATGACTTTGG GATGGGTGTGGCCCGGCGGGGCGGGCCCAGGGAGGCGCGCGTCGGCTTCTCGGGAGGCGGTGCTGGCAGCTGGCCGTGA